aATATTTCATTTTCTTACTATAGTAACTTTTGGGGTATTAcaagtttttccacgttaaatttgcgTATTCGATCTTTTCGATTTAATTCATTTACTTGTTTCTTGCATTACATGGGTTAATTCCCTACAACAATTTTTAAACTTGTGGGATATGGATGACATGCCATTAGGAATTCCTTAGCGGCTTGTGAATTTAGCACTTCAATGCTCGTGTTCTAACACTATTAGTGGCTGAACCCCGAGGAAATTGCAAAAGTGGCTGAACTCAAGAAGAAGCATGAAGAAGACAATTTCACATGTTGAGCACAAATTCTCAACACCTTGTCTGATTGTATGATCTCTACATGTCGATGCAATCCTCGGTGGAAATATGGAAAGCTCTTGAAGAGAAATACAACACTGAGCAAAAAGGTACTAATAAATTTTTAATGATGAAGTATTTTGAATTCAAAGTGCTCGATAGAATCCCAATCATGGATCAAGTCCATGAATTACAAGTCCTTGTAAGTAGGCTTTGTGACTTGAAAGTTGTTATTCTGGAATTGTTACAAGTCGGGGCTATTATCTCAAAGTTTCCCTCATCTTGGAACAATTATTCGAAGAAACTTCTACATATGGCAGAGGACTTCACTGTAGAGAAAATACTTAGGAATTTGCGTATTGAAGAGAAAACTCGAAAGTGTGATGCGATGTATCTTTCCTAAAGTTCTAAAGTAAACAATGTGAACGAGACCAAGAACTCTCGAAATGGTAAGCAAAAGGCCACATCCGAGACCAAGAATGTGTAAGATAAAAAGAAATAATCTCTCAATTGTTATAATTGCAATAAGAAAATACACTCTATTAAGAATTGTAGACTTCTCAAAAAGAAACAAGATGCCACAACTTCCAAAGCCAATGTGGTAGAAGACATGGACTTAGTGGTCATGGTTACAGAAGGGATCGAGAGTTTAGATATTGGTATGATTACTAAACTTAACATAGCCATGACTGATAAGTCCTATAACTGGTGGCTTGATTCCGGAACTACTGTCCATGTGTGTAATGACCGACAACAATTCAAGAGTTATGAACTAGTGGCAAACTGTGAAGTGCTTATGGGCAATTATCAATCGGTTAAGGTGCTCGGTCAAGGGACGATGGAACTCAACTTCACATCTAGGAAGAAATTGAATTTGACAAATGTGTTGCAAGCTCCCGATGTGAGAAAGAATTTAGTGTCCGCAAGTATTCTGTGTAATAAGGGGTTCAAGATTATCTTGGAATCCGATAAGTTTGTCTTACTTAAGGGTGATATATATATAGGAAAATGATATTGTAACGAGGGTATGTTCAAGTTGAGCATTGATATGAATAAAGTTAATTCTTATGCTTATATTATTGAATCTTATCCTCTATGGCATTTGCGTTTagcacattttaattttaaaaatttacaataTATGCAAACAAAAGGTTATATAAGTCTAAATAATGATGAGTTTGTTGATAGATATGAAATTTGTATTCAATCAAAAACTACCAAGAAGTTGTTTCCTAATAAGTGTGAAAAGAATTCGCAAGTGTTAGATTTAATTCATTCGAATGTTTGTGAATTAAATGGAACTCTAACAAGAGGCGGAAAATGATATTTTATCACTTTTATAAACAACTTCTCTAGATTTACTTATGTGTATGCCATGAGAAGTAAAGATAAGgcgttttatatgtttaaatgttttaaaaatgaGGTTGAGAATTTGTTTAGTAAGACAATCAAAGTGCTTCGTAATGATAGATGTGGTGAATATTTTTCAAATGAATTTAATGTATTTTGTGAGGAACAAGGTGTGGTACATAAGTGTTCCGCGCCTTATACTCTGCAACAAAATGGTTTGGTAGAAAGAAAGAACTGTACTTTAGTATATATGGTTAACCCAATGTTGTTAAATGCTAAACTTCCATATAATCTATGGGGAGAAGTATTATAGACTACGTGTTATATTCTTAACAGAATACCATCAAGAAAATTCAAAGTATCTCTATATGAGTTATGGAAGGGTCGGATGCCAAACTTAGATTATTTCAAAGTGTGGAGGGTGTTTGGCTTACTATAGAGTTCCCGACCAACGGAGAACAAAGTTAGGTCCAAGAGTTGTCAAAGTTGCATTCGTTGGATGTGCCCAACACTCTAACGCTTATCATGTTCTTGACTTAGTGTCAAATACGATCATTGAAACACGAGATGTTATATTCATtgaaaataaggttttcaatGATTTAATAGATTCGAAAAAAGAATATCAATCAGTGATCTCAAGTTATCAAACCAAAAGAATCTTTGTGATAATAAGGATACGGAGCCGAGGAAAAGTCAAAGAGTGAGAAAAGTAAACAACTTTGGTCCTGATTTCATTTCCTCGTAATCTCTAGTTTTCCTTCTTAAAGGAAATAGAGATTCTGTAATTAGGAAGATCCCAATAAGGCTTTGTGCTTCTTGGGAATGAACAAAAGGTGTGTAAGTTGATCAAGTTATTATATGGTTTAAAACAAGTGCCTAAAGTGTGGCATGAGAAATTTGACTCGGCTATCTTGTCATATGGTTTTGTACATAATGGTGCGAATAAATGTATTTACACTACAACCACCGATAGGTATGATGTAATTAATTGTCTCTATGTATACGATTTGTTGATTTTTGGTACGAACATAGAAGGTTTTCATGAGACCAAATAGTATCTAGCCTTGAATTTTACAATGAAAGATCTCAACAAGGTAGATACAATTCTAGGTATAAAGGtgaaaaaatgtaacaccccgtacccgagaccgttgccggagtcggacacgaggggttcacagactaaattcacttattttcacagtccatttaaaaatttccagacaagctggttaactgcgtcactgtcgccttaaaaatcatatcctgagtttcaaaactcgaaaaccagtttcgtaaatttttcctgaaactagactcatatatccatctacaaattttttctagaatttttggtcaagccaattagtacagtttattagttaaagtctcccctgatttagggttcgactactctgaccttcatgcattacgacttagatatctccttgtacagggcttcaatacttattccgtttgtttctatagaaactagactcgaaaaggaatctatacatatatggcatgacttttaattatctctggttaatttataattaatttccaaagtcggaacaggggatccagaaaccgttctggccctgtttcacgaaaacttaaatttctcttaacattcgactcatatgatcgtttcgtttcttccatatgaaagtagattcatcaagattagattacataatttattcactatttaattccattcctactatttttagtgatttttcaaatttacatcactgctgctgtcagcatctacctttaaggtagactttacctatttcatagtttccatgattcaactagcccttttagcatatatagcacaaaatgtgatcatgattaaccattccaatggctaatcatttccaaacatctccatacctcttaatgaacaacatacaaaatgattataatactatgctcaaagtgtatataagccattttcgcatggctatccaaatttatacaaaaccatagggtacatgaccaacaacaaaaagggtagtcctatacatgccattttcagagttcaaccaaaagtgtaccaaaagggctttgatagtgtgggcgacttcgacttcaataatcccgagtccgatagctgacgaaccaaaatctataaaacagagattcaaaggacggagtaagcatttaatgcttagtaagttttgagcaatgaaattaaacacaactgaagtatagcattcatataactaaacggataatttcatatacacatattttcaaaaatcagtcctacttcacatttccaacccttatattcatacataagggatcaacttaaccaaggACCTAAGCTCATTAATCGATCGAAGAATAATATTCAAAAGGaagcaactattccaatgcacatacgaaacatacctcattgttgggattttacgtgcgtattaattgaaattattacagcaagatcgctcattcccaaatcaagtaccttcagaatttaaccggttatagctactcgctcgaatgccttcgggacatagcccggttatagtaactcgcacaaatgccttcgggacttagcccggatatagtaactcgcacgaatgcctttgggacttagcccagatataataactcgcacaattgccttcggacttagcccggaattagtcactagcacaaatgccttcgagacttagcccggttatcatccgaatatctatgcacatatcaataaatcatgacacatctctatttcaatttcataactagaattcaaacacaagtcacttatcaagcattatcatttcggctcaatagctacatacaagagcatgattttgatttacttaaaacatgatctaatcgaatcataatctaagctccattactcaaagacttacctcggatgttgtcgaacgatttcgacggctattcgatcactttttccttccctttatcggatttagctcccttttgctcttgagcttaatattaacaaataaattgctttaatcatttgaacatcaaaaagagaaactcaaggtacttaacccatatatacattagacattagagtcacatatatatgaaatcatgaatcaaactcaacatattagcccacactctcttttagccgattatctaagccaagataaaagcatcaatatgcttgcctctaaccgaatacatgcaacaccaatccatctcatgtggccgaatatgcatgtctatgttgaggctaattatatacttaataccacatataaatggcatacattttactaactaatgcattacatattataactcaatacgcacccatcatttactccataactgaaacaccatcatatataaatatataccttgagataatatatatgtcataccaatacatcatgtgcaaatatatatatatatgtgcaagagccgaatcataaagttgattataaccacctcatatattttcatcatatacccgaatgcacaagtacattataatagcttccaactcaattcatgttataaatttatacttcacaagaataaatcattaaccaaatataagcatatatccaaaacacaaatcttacctaccatgtaataagcataccaaaataaactctttctatgttcgaatataacctaatatcatttaataccaaatcatgtataaCACCTCAACCAAATataataaccaaattcacatgtatattttattttttacatgaaccatagccgaatcattttaaccatgagtaacataacaagcataaatcatacttatagatctaaggtagaaccaagaaaggaactcataaatatcaagatgtaagcaaactaccattgttcatctagatttagcatgaaacacaaccatcacccttattaatctccatagctgAAAACCTtgcttattccaaaatcacaatttcaacattggttaccaacaataacttgatatctcactcaatatcaactaggatttcaagaactagtatcaacttccttaccttaatattgacctaaggtgaccgattgcttcactcctttcttcctcctttcaattcggccaagaagaaccaaagaacacaacttgttttcatcaccgaatgctcttttttttttcttctttcaattcacggcaatgaagggggcaaccacacacattttttttttgtttctcctcctactaacactaatattttattgcccatgttctttattttattattcctaacataagcattaacataacatgtttatgacatgttttgcccataacattttgtccaccctccttgtcatggccggccacttactaattaaggggaaaattgacatgcaagtccacccttttgatctcatgcactaatagatccttatagatcaacctatcacatttcaaaagtgtcacacataagtcctattagctaaattcacatgcaattgactaaatctaagcttaaaactttcacacattcatattcacatattttagacaataatcattatattcaaataatttggtaactcggtttagcggtcccgaaaccgctttccgactagggtcactttagggctgtcacaaaaaacATGAAAAGGGCTTTGCACTAAGCCAATCTCACTACATCAAGAAAGTATGGGAAAAGTTTAAACACTTGAATATTAAGGGCTCAAACACTCCATACAATTCGAACTTCAAGTCAAGTAAGAATAATGGTAGGGTTATAGCGCAACTTAAGTACGCCAGCGTAATCAGAAGTCTAATGTATGCAATACATTCTGGACCCAATATTGCATTTGCTATGTACAAATTGGCGAGATTTACAAATTGTCCTAGTATAGATCATTGGAAAGGAATTTATAGGATTTTTTGCTATATtaagaaaacaaaatatttggtaTTATTCTCTAGTGATTATCCCGTAGTACTAGAATGTTACTCGGATGCAAGTTGGATTACAAGTCTAAGTGACAATAAGCCCATATCGAGATGGATTTTTACAATTAGAGGTGGAGCCATTAGTTGGGCTTTCAAGAAACAAACTTGTATCTCACATTCAACTATGGAGGCTGAATTTATAGCCTTAGCAACTACTGGCAAGGAAGTAGAATGACTAAGAGATCTCTTGCTAGATATAAAGTTGTGGCCACAACATAGGTTCACCATTTTCGCATATTGTGATAGTGAATCTACCATGTCTCGAGCATAAAATAAGGTGTACAATGGAAAGTCTAGATATATAAGTTTAAGACATGAGTATGTAAGACAATTGATTAGGGACGGTGTAATAACTGTTACCTGTGTTAAGTCAGTTGACAATTTAGCAGATCCATTGACAAAAGGTTTGTCAAGAATTTGGTTAAAAGTACCACCACTAAGATGAGATTAAAACCATTATAATCGAGTCATTGATAATGGAAACCCTACCTTGTTCTAGCCAAAAGTTAGTTTCGAGGTTCAAAGGGTAATAACAAGTTATCGAATGACAACGTGCACTAAAGATCAGGATTTAGTGTTTATATTTTAAGAGGATAAGTTTTACTCTTAATGGATGAACATTAATTGTAATGAAATCCACCTATATGAACATGTAAGTGGTGCCGCTTCAAAGAGATtacatgaaaataaaaatactattaaataaatagaaatacatgaaaataaaaatactattaaataaatagaaataattaacaTGCATACTTAAATAATAACTAGCTATCTCCTACTATGCATAGGTCAATTGTGTATATTAACTTTagaataaattatacttatgacCACTCTAAAATAACGTATCTCATTTTAAGTCACgtcaattttttaatttagttactccaaataaaataattatttaaattaattacttTCATTAAAATTATCCGTTATTTACAAACAGATTGTTGACGTGACATATTCACTCATTAAAGGACTAACATAGATAAATTTTCTATTGAATTTTCTAAATTTCAATCCTTCCCTCTCTTTACTGACACatgactttttttttctttccaaaaaCCAATCCtactctcccttttttttttatttttttagaatgTAATTTCGCTT
This window of the Gossypium arboreum isolate Shixiya-1 chromosome 12, ASM2569848v2, whole genome shotgun sequence genome carries:
- the LOC108477549 gene encoding uncharacterized protein LOC108477549; the protein is MSMQSSVEIWKALEEKYNTEQKGTNKFLMMKYFEFKVLDRIPIMDQVHELQVLVSRLCDLKVVILELLQVGAIISKFPSSWNNYSKKLLHMAEDFTVEKILRNLRIEEKTRKCDAILLKKKQDATTSKANVVEDMDLVVMVTEGIESLDIGMITKLNIAMTDKSYNWWLDSGTTVHVCNDRQQFKSYELVANCEVLMGNYQSVKVLGQGTMELNFTSRKKLNLTNVLQAPDVRKNLVSASILCNKGFKIILESDKFVLLKGDIYIGK